A genome region from Nitrospira sp. includes the following:
- the argB gene encoding acetylglutamate kinase, which yields MNKLIKKADVLIEALPYIRTFKGKTVVIKYGGHAMTDGPLKERFAQNVVLLKYVGLNPVIVHGGGPQIDQMLDRLGMVAKFRHGVRVTDAATMEIVEMVLAGRINMEIVDLLNRHGGQAVGLSGKDGGLMLTKALTAKAWAESIEKDLDSDDADADFGFVGDVKSIDPTLLLKLQEDNYIPVIAPIGTDREGSTYNINADLVAGAIAAALKAEKLVMLTDVKGIRDANGRHLPTVSRKDVQRMVKRGTISEGMLPKVHACLDALAGGVGKAHIIDGRTPHAILLEIFTHKGIGTEIVA from the coding sequence CATCCGCACCTTCAAGGGCAAGACGGTCGTCATCAAGTACGGTGGGCATGCGATGACCGATGGGCCGCTGAAAGAGCGATTCGCCCAGAATGTGGTGCTGCTGAAGTATGTCGGGCTCAACCCCGTGATCGTGCATGGCGGTGGTCCGCAAATCGATCAGATGCTGGATCGATTGGGAATGGTCGCGAAGTTTCGGCATGGGGTGCGAGTCACCGACGCGGCGACGATGGAAATTGTCGAGATGGTATTGGCCGGCCGGATCAATATGGAAATCGTCGACCTCTTGAATCGACACGGTGGACAGGCAGTCGGACTCAGCGGCAAGGACGGCGGGTTGATGTTGACCAAGGCCCTGACGGCGAAGGCCTGGGCGGAAAGCATAGAAAAGGACCTCGACTCGGATGATGCGGATGCCGACTTCGGGTTTGTCGGCGATGTGAAGTCGATTGATCCCACGTTGCTCTTGAAGCTCCAGGAAGATAATTACATTCCTGTGATCGCGCCGATCGGAACAGACCGGGAAGGCAGTACGTACAACATCAACGCCGATCTGGTGGCGGGCGCGATTGCCGCCGCGTTGAAGGCGGAAAAACTCGTGATGTTGACCGATGTGAAGGGCATCCGCGATGCCAATGGCCGCCACCTGCCGACGGTCTCCCGTAAGGATGTGCAGCGGATGGTGAAGCGTGGCACGATCAGCGAGGGCATGTTGCCGAAAGTGCACGCCTGCCTGGATGCCTTGGCCGGCGGCGTGGGGAAGGCGCACATCATCGACGGTCGTACGCCCCATGCCATTCTGTTGGAAATCTTCACCCACAAGGGGATCGGCACAGAGATCGTGGCGTAG
- a CDS encoding gamma carbonic anhydrase family protein: MIRTFQGITPTIPQSCFIEETAVVIGDVVMGDECSAWFHAVIRGDVNYIRIGHRTNVQDLCMLHVTHDTHPLIIGDDVTIGHHVVLHGCTIQNRVLVGMGAIIMDGAVIGEDSVVGAGALITEGTVVPPKSLILGSPAKVKRSVTEQELAWIRESAQNYIRYSRQYLSGPDKLRPGFWV; this comes from the coding sequence ATGATCCGCACGTTTCAGGGCATCACCCCGACTATCCCGCAGTCCTGCTTTATCGAAGAGACCGCCGTGGTCATCGGCGACGTCGTGATGGGCGACGAATGCAGCGCATGGTTTCATGCCGTCATTCGCGGCGACGTGAACTACATTCGCATCGGGCACCGAACGAACGTGCAGGATCTCTGCATGTTGCATGTCACCCACGACACGCATCCGCTCATCATCGGCGACGACGTGACCATCGGGCACCACGTGGTCTTGCATGGCTGCACCATTCAGAACCGTGTGCTGGTCGGAATGGGCGCCATCATCATGGACGGGGCGGTCATCGGTGAAGACTCGGTAGTCGGCGCCGGCGCATTGATCACCGAAGGCACCGTCGTTCCGCCCAAGAGTCTCATCCTGGGCTCGCCGGCCAAAGTAAAACGTTCTGTGACCGAGCAAGAGCTCGCCTGGATCCGAGAATCCGCGCAAAACTACATCCGCTATTCCCGCCAGTACCTCTCTGGTCCCGATAAGCTTCGCCCCGGATTCTGGGTCTAG
- the rimO gene encoding 30S ribosomal protein S12 methylthiotransferase RimO, whose amino-acid sequence MASSLITPSRAKRTKPTIGFVNLGCSKNQVDSEVMLGTLVAGGFQLTGDARAAEVVIINTCGFIEEAKQESINSIIEHGRLKKSGSCRVLIAAGCLAQRYQGELLKELPELDGVVGTGEFGRIAEICRSLLAPKARQQRLWIGQPPYLYDAETPRIRLGTPHSAYLKIAEGCNRNCAFCAIPIMRGKQRSRPIESIVAEAERLVQEGVKELNLISQDTINYGVDLGLKQGLTALLRELVTVKDVRWIRPFYLYPQQVTDELLSLYAGEERITKYLDMPLQHISDGMLKRMHRLGDRKHVTKLVERIRTKIPGVFFRTAFIVGFPGETDAMFEELKQFILEMEFDRVAVFLYSDEEGTSAVDLDRKVDQAVMEERRNELLALQESISEAKNRDYLGRTMEVLVDGISEESDRLLEARHEGLAPEIDGVVFCDRAAAKPGEFVSVTITDVAGYDLIAQAAGRVDSPASSPTAPTLLMPKKAGAGYR is encoded by the coding sequence ATGGCCTCATCATTGATTACTCCATCACGCGCGAAACGCACCAAGCCCACGATCGGTTTTGTGAACCTCGGGTGTTCCAAAAACCAGGTGGATTCGGAAGTCATGCTCGGCACGTTGGTGGCCGGCGGTTTTCAACTCACCGGCGACGCGCGAGCCGCGGAAGTCGTGATTATTAATACCTGCGGCTTTATCGAAGAGGCCAAGCAGGAATCGATCAATAGCATCATCGAGCATGGGCGCTTGAAGAAGTCCGGATCCTGCCGCGTGTTGATTGCCGCCGGGTGCCTCGCGCAGCGGTACCAGGGTGAACTGTTGAAAGAGTTGCCCGAGTTGGACGGCGTCGTAGGGACGGGCGAGTTCGGGCGTATTGCGGAAATCTGCCGCAGTCTGTTGGCGCCGAAAGCCCGTCAGCAGCGACTCTGGATTGGACAACCGCCCTATCTGTACGATGCCGAGACGCCGCGCATTCGCCTCGGAACTCCCCACAGCGCCTATCTCAAAATTGCCGAAGGTTGTAACCGGAACTGCGCCTTCTGCGCGATTCCCATCATGCGAGGGAAGCAGCGGAGCCGTCCGATTGAGTCGATTGTGGCTGAGGCCGAACGGTTGGTGCAGGAAGGAGTGAAGGAGCTCAACCTGATCTCCCAGGACACGATCAATTACGGCGTGGATCTTGGATTGAAACAGGGGCTCACGGCGCTGCTTCGCGAACTGGTGACGGTGAAGGATGTGCGCTGGATCCGGCCCTTCTATCTGTATCCGCAACAGGTGACGGATGAGTTGCTGAGTCTCTATGCTGGAGAGGAGCGCATTACGAAGTACCTCGACATGCCTCTGCAACATATCAGCGACGGGATGTTGAAGCGGATGCACCGGTTGGGAGACCGCAAACACGTCACCAAACTAGTCGAACGTATTCGAACCAAGATTCCTGGCGTCTTTTTCAGGACGGCGTTTATCGTCGGATTTCCCGGTGAGACCGATGCCATGTTCGAGGAACTCAAACAATTCATCCTCGAGATGGAATTCGATCGCGTGGCGGTATTTCTCTATTCCGATGAAGAGGGCACATCGGCTGTCGATCTTGACCGGAAAGTCGACCAGGCGGTCATGGAAGAGCGGCGCAATGAATTGCTGGCCTTGCAAGAATCTATTTCAGAAGCCAAGAATCGTGACTACCTCGGCCGTACAATGGAGGTCCTTGTGGATGGGATCTCTGAAGAATCTGACCGGCTGCTTGAAGCCAGGCATGAAGGGCTGGCACCTGAGATTGACGGGGTGGTCTTCTGTGATCGCGCTGCGGCGAAGCCGGGTGAGTTTGTTTCAGTCACCATCACCGATGTGGCCGGGTATGACTTGATTGCCCAGGCGGCTGGTCGGGTCGACTCTCCAGCTTCTTCTCCGACTGCTCCCACGCTGCTCATGCCCAAAAAAGCCGGAGCAGGCTACCGATAA